ACAGTAAACATTTCATCACAAAAACGTAACAAACCAACATCATTCCCTCATTTCATTTAGACGACTGACACGTAAAAGAGGTTGGGTGAAGTCAAACGACGGGTAAAGTCAAAGTATCAATGGCTTTTACATGAGAAAGCTACAACTCCAAGATGGGATGGGAGGTTTGTAGACACAGTGTGAAAGCCAACGGATATAGGACTACCGCAGCGTACCTCTTACCAATGCCAGCTAACAGCTACATCTCCAAGATCACTTCTTTTACTGGTCCGTTTAGGACTGTTCCCTGTAGTGACTCTGCAGTGACTCTGTAGTGACTCTACTGTTCTTTCAATATTTTTGCACGTTCTTTGACTTTGTCAACTTCACTATGTGTGCATGTACAGGGAACTGtcagaataaaggaaacaccaacatagtgtcttaatagggcgttgtgccacgagccagaacagcttcaatgcaccttggcatagattctagaaatgtctggaactctatttgaGGGATGCAACATTATTCTTCTGCAAGAAAttccattatttggtgttttgttggcaGGCTGATGTTTATTGTCATAAGTCTTGTCctagaggcagaactgagcgatttccccttagataggccagctgcaaagtgaACAttggctttttggtcttaatttaaggttagggttaggcattagagttaacagtgtggttaaagttaacgttaggtttaaaatctgattttatgatttgtggctgtgccagctagctagtgaccactctgcagaactgcctccagaacaagattcatgacataAAACACTAACctgtgttttgttgatgttgatggaaactgctgtctcaggcaccgctccagaatctcccataagtgttcaattgggttgagatctggtggccGTGCAGGCATTGCCTGTGGTTTACAccattttcatgctcatcaaaacgTTCAGTTACCacttgtgccctgtggatgggggcattgtcatcctatgggggcgtagccatggtaaccaaaataatggcctgcgtAGTATTTTTATATATGACCCtaagatgggatgttaaatgcttatttaactcaggaaccacacctgtgtggaagcacattCTTTCAATATACTTggcatccctcatttactcacgtgtttccattattttggccagTTAGCTATACGTTGCCAGTGAAAATGCTACATGTCGGTCACCCTTGTGCAACTTTTGGCACTTTTCAAatattgaattggaatttcaatTCATGTCCTGAATTGACCATGGCTCTGGATAGAAACTCATAGCTTCTGTGGACATGCTAGCTACTCTGCTACCATTCACTATACCTACCATGCATTGCATCTGCGACCTCCTCAATACTACCAATGCATTAACATCTCATTCCCAGCCCCATGCCTCTCCCTCTATACATGTCTTAGAAAATCAAAGTATTGACCTCCTGCATCATTCACTGCCTAAATGAacctacaaacacacagagagaaaatagTAAGAAATAGAATACAGAtgtggaggtagagatagagagaagctaagaatgagagagagagagagagagaaagaatgagagagagagagaaagaaagaatgagagagggagggagcgagagagagaagctaagaaagaatgagagcgagagagagagagagagagagagagacaatcatTTGAAAAATAGAAGATGACaatcctgttttgtgtctgtacaACAATCTATCCAGACGGTCGCTGGTGCATTTTGGGTATAGAATTATAAACAAACCAACAAATTGgtaaacagacaaacaaacagactGTGGTCAATATGGAtggactctgttgctatagtgcgtcagagtgagagagggggctTATGGGTAGCCATCAGCAGGCAAGGCTACCTGGCAAAaaggaagagggaaaaaaaacgcTTTGTCATCATTCTCACAGATTGTCACAGAAAAATAATCGTAAGGATTTGAAAAAGGCATTCCGTATCGTGTAGGTAGGGCATTCCGCTGTCCAAGTTTGTAGTTTATCTAGCTGATAAAATCAGCAaatccccctcctccccttcctcctcctcctcgtcaacaacttcctcctcctcctcccctccctccccatcccccaaATGGAGTGGTCCATTTCCTCATCTCGAACACCACTGCACCGAATCAgccaaaaagagaaagagagagagagaatgagcgagagaaagagagaaagagagaggaggtgggactTAGCCCATAATTGACCAATCAAGGTGAGAGTTTGAGTGCAGTGGGCAGAGTCTCAAGTCTCTGTCGtgcggggggagaggagggggcagggTTATGTCGCAGTCTCTTTCGGGTCGGGTTTGTTGATTGGTTTGCCCCCGTTCATGGCCACTGGTTCGCTGGTTGTGCTTTTGCTGGGCGGGACTCCGGCAACTTTAGGCAACGTCTCCCTGACGTCGTGCAACGACGGCTCCTTGTACATCGCAActacagagaagaggagagatcagtgttagagcgtgtgagtgtgtgtgtgcatccatgtgtgtgtgacaaCCCCCTTACCTTCTATAGGTTTGGGCAGGAAGTGAGCGGCTGGTTTGGTCTTTTTCACTCGGTTGCCCTTCATGGGCTGTCCTTCCTTGTTCAGGCCCAAGAACCAGGCCCTCCCAGACTCATTCTGTCTGTACAGCATCGACGAGTAGATCACATAGTAGTTCTCAAACACCGACTCCTTAAACTTACACTCTGCTGTAAACAGCTCCTACAagagacacataaacacacacacagagagagaatcagtaTCAAACATACAACATTGGACAAATTGCTAACTCTTAATATTCCATTAGATGCCAGCCAAACGTCCATCCAAGATTTTTATAATAGTTTAAATCAACTGTTTCCATGACGTTTATTTAACTTCCATTGGCGACGTTTTACCAACATTCAACCTGCTAAATGACTTGCCCGACGACTCACCCTGAGTTGAATTCAGCTGCTCTATCGATCTCTACATACATTCAGCCTGAATCCTCGAAGTTGTTTGTGCTCACTTCAAAATGAgggcgttgtacaaaacaaattcatcagcgattggatcgtctctaaccaatcagagtatcaaagccaatgacgtgATTCATGGTTCGTGATGGCTCGCTCTAGCCCAACCCATTGGTTTCTGGAACCAATCAGAACGTTTAGAATGTGTTTGCATTCTGCAAGATGTCAGGGAGGAAAGCAAATCCAGACTCAATGTGGAGAAGAAACGCTAGTGGGCGTGGTGTTTGGCGCTGTGGATGGATGGGCAGTCAGTCATCTAAATGACTGATTTGTACTGTAATTAACCATCCCTAGCTTCCAGAGcctcagagacagacaggctgggaAAACATTGAAATTCCAATCAGGTGTGCTGTCAGTCACCACCACAAGAGACACTCGCTCACCTGTGTGGGCCTTTGTTCCCAGTTACCATGGAAACGATGGAACAGAGAAgatgggaggagaagaggaggaggagggtggggcGGTGGTTTGATGTGATGGCTAGGTGTGATTGATCGTGTTTGTGGCTGCCAACATATTTCCATTTTCCTTTGCTCTTTTTATGGTTCTCATTATGGTTCACTGCACCTTTCCCCTGTGTCTTCCAACTCTGTCCACATTCAGGCTGtgtctcaatagtctaaagttgCTTCCTCTacttgtcttctctcctctctttcatctgCTTTGATGTGAAAGAATTGGACAGGTGTCCACCATGTTGCTTTTACTTATCCTGTGATTTCAGATCATTTAGgatttaaaggcccaatgcagacaatttttttttttttatctcaacatcaaatcatttctgggtaacaattaagtaccttactgtgattgttaacaattaaaatagtaaaaaataaactaaaatagcttcttagaaaagagcgATTTTCTCAAAGAGCGATTTTCATGTTGCTATGAATGTCTGGGAGGGGTTTGAGTgatgaggggaaaactgaaaactagctgttattggcagagaggttaggaaccctctttct
The Salmo salar chromosome ssa16, Ssal_v3.1, whole genome shotgun sequence DNA segment above includes these coding regions:
- the LOC106592512 gene encoding fibroblast growth factor 14 isoform X4, with amino-acid sequence MNPDGCLDGTKDDGTNSSLFNLIPVGLRVVAIQSVKMGLYIAMNGEGHLYSSELFTAECKFKESVFENYYVIYSSMLYRQNESGRAWFLGLNKEGQPMKGNRVKKTKPAAHFLPKPIEVAMYKEPSLHDVRETLPKVAGVPPSKSTTSEPVAMNGGKPINKPDPKETAT
- the LOC106592512 gene encoding fibroblast growth factor 14 isoform X3; amino-acid sequence: MDLETVLRITERRIRTALRKLTPDPQLKGIVTRLYCRQGYYLQMNPDGCLDGTKDDGTNSSLFNLIPVGLRVVAIQSVKMGLYIAMNGEGHLYSSELFTAECKFKESVFENYYVIYSSMLYRQNESGRAWFLGLNKEGQPMKGNRVKKTKPAAHFLPKPIEVAMYKEPSLHDVRETLPKVAGVPPSKSTTSEPVAMNGGKPINKPDPKETAT